A single genomic interval of Adhaeribacter pallidiroseus harbors:
- a CDS encoding MATE family efflux transporter, protein MSQTVITQSKRTAFFSILKQSLQGGEIDYTVGSIRRSVILLAIPMMLEMILESVFALVDLYFVGHLHDSSYAIQTVGLTESVLTVIYSLAIGMSMAATAVVSRRIGEKDAVAASKAGMQAILIAVVLNTVISILGLVFATQILTWMGASAEVAQRGTPFMQLMMGSSVFIALLFLINGIFRGAGNAAIAMKSLWVANAANIILCPVFINGLGPIPAFGLTGAAVATALGRGLGVVYQLYHLFNGKNAIKILAIHFTPDWDLIKSLIKIASPAVLQFVIASCSWIFLAQLVATTGGDHGSAGYQTALRLLMFFMLPAWGLSNAASTLVGQNLGAQEIQRAEQAVFKTAKYNVVFMAVITVLSLAGAHWFVSFFTNDAHIQEVAVQAIQIMSVGYIFYGIGMVLMNAFNGAGDTWTPTWVNLFGFWFFQIPLAYFLAKFLQMGPTGVFVAIPVAETGLTLASIILFRRGKWKKIKV, encoded by the coding sequence ATGTCGCAAACTGTTATTACGCAGAGCAAACGCACTGCTTTCTTTTCTATTCTCAAACAATCGCTGCAAGGCGGCGAAATAGATTATACCGTGGGGAGCATCCGGCGGTCAGTGATTTTACTGGCTATTCCCATGATGCTCGAAATGATCCTGGAGTCGGTATTTGCCTTGGTAGATTTATACTTCGTCGGGCATTTGCACGACAGTAGTTACGCCATTCAGACGGTGGGTTTAACGGAATCGGTGTTAACGGTTATTTATTCTTTAGCTATTGGCATGAGTATGGCCGCTACAGCGGTGGTTTCGCGCCGCATTGGCGAAAAAGATGCGGTAGCCGCTTCTAAGGCGGGTATGCAGGCTATTCTAATTGCGGTGGTGCTGAACACGGTTATCAGCATTCTGGGGCTAGTTTTTGCCACCCAAATTTTAACCTGGATGGGAGCATCAGCCGAAGTGGCTCAGCGGGGTACGCCGTTTATGCAACTCATGATGGGCAGCAGTGTTTTTATTGCCTTACTTTTTTTAATTAATGGTATTTTCCGAGGAGCCGGTAATGCTGCCATCGCCATGAAAAGTTTGTGGGTCGCGAATGCCGCTAATATTATTTTGTGTCCGGTGTTTATCAATGGCCTCGGGCCTATTCCGGCTTTTGGCTTAACGGGAGCCGCTGTTGCTACGGCTTTGGGGCGTGGTTTAGGTGTAGTGTACCAATTATATCATCTTTTTAACGGCAAAAATGCAATTAAAATCTTGGCAATTCATTTTACCCCGGATTGGGATTTAATCAAATCTTTAATCAAAATTGCTTCGCCGGCCGTGTTACAGTTCGTAATTGCTTCCTGCAGCTGGATTTTTCTGGCCCAATTAGTGGCTACCACTGGCGGCGACCACGGCTCGGCCGGCTACCAAACGGCACTGCGGCTGCTCATGTTTTTTATGTTGCCCGCCTGGGGTTTGAGCAACGCGGCTTCTACGCTGGTAGGTCAAAACCTGGGAGCCCAGGAAATTCAGCGCGCCGAGCAAGCTGTTTTTAAAACCGCGAAGTATAATGTGGTATTTATGGCGGTTATCACGGTTCTCAGTTTGGCCGGAGCGCACTGGTTTGTTTCCTTTTTTACCAACGATGCGCATATCCAGGAAGTAGCCGTACAGGCCATTCAAATTATGAGTGTTGGTTATATTTTCTACGGCATCGGCATGGTACTCATGAATGCCTTTAACGGCGCCGGCGATACCTGGACGCCCACCTGGGTTAACCTTTTCGGCTTCTGGTTTTTTCAGATTCCGTTGGCTTACTTTTTAGCTAAGTTTTTACAAATGGGACCTACCGGCGTATTCGTCGCTATTCCGGTCGCCGAAACGGGCCTTACGTTAGCGAGCATTATTTTATTCCGGCGGGGCAAATGGAAAAAGATAAAAGTTTAA
- a CDS encoding YfiT family bacillithiol transferase, whose protein sequence is MEHVQYPVGRFQPKPDYTPDEIVGLLQFLKNAPPRYEELITNLAETNLNKTYRPGAWTVRQLVHHVADIHLTNFLRLKKALTEENYEITIIRMDDWAALPDSTQEPIGSSLLIFKGVNERYVALFKTLDEQTLSKTYYHATRQLHLSLKQMLYMATWHVAHHLGHIRIALGREPEKFNLKS, encoded by the coding sequence ATGGAACACGTGCAATACCCGGTGGGCCGGTTTCAACCGAAACCCGATTATACGCCCGACGAAATAGTGGGCTTGCTGCAATTTTTAAAAAATGCCCCGCCTCGCTACGAAGAATTAATAACCAATCTCGCCGAAACCAATCTTAACAAAACGTACCGCCCGGGTGCCTGGACCGTGCGGCAATTGGTGCACCACGTTGCCGATATTCACCTGACTAACTTCCTGCGCCTGAAAAAAGCGCTCACCGAGGAAAACTACGAGATTACGATTATTCGCATGGATGATTGGGCGGCATTACCGGATTCTACCCAAGAACCGATTGGTAGCTCCTTACTTATTTTTAAAGGCGTTAATGAGCGCTACGTGGCCTTATTTAAAACCTTAGATGAGCAAACGCTCAGCAAAACCTACTACCACGCTACCCGGCAATTGCATCTGAGTTTAAAGCAAATGCTGTACATGGCCACCTGGCACGTAGCGCACCATCTGGGGCATATCCGGATAGCCTTAGGCCGGGAGCCGGAAAAGTTTAATTTAAAGTCTTAA
- a CDS encoding type IIL restriction-modification enzyme MmeI, translated as MAALSWNEVKDRAVRFSKEWENETSEDAEAKSFLDGFFNVFGISRRRLAQFEQRVNKLGNKAGFIDLLWKGVILVEMKSRGRDLSKAYQQAIDYFPGLKDYDLPKYILVYLRFFILIYNISK; from the coding sequence ATGGCCGCTCTGAGCTGGAACGAAGTAAAAGACCGCGCGGTGCGGTTTAGTAAAGAATGGGAAAACGAAACCAGCGAAGATGCCGAAGCCAAATCGTTTCTGGATGGTTTTTTTAACGTGTTCGGTATTAGCCGACGGCGTTTAGCCCAGTTTGAGCAACGGGTAAATAAGCTAGGCAACAAAGCCGGCTTTATAGATTTGCTCTGGAAAGGCGTAATACTGGTGGAAATGAAAAGCCGGGGCCGCGATTTAAGCAAGGCGTACCAGCAAGCCATTGATTATTTTCCGGGCCTGAAGGATTACGACTTACCCAAATACATTCTGGTGTACTTAAGGTTTTTCATTCTAATTTATAATATATCTAAGTAA
- a CDS encoding DNA cytosine methyltransferase, with translation MELTAIDLFAGAGGLSEGFKNAGFKILAANDFDEFSAQTFKVTHPDTFFLDGPIQDIDAQDFLNVTNLQHGDLDCLVGGPPCQAFSVYNHQRGMHDERSGLFREYLRIVEGLFPKYVVIENVTGMTSVANGQAIKEITRGLFALGYFNIESRILKAEEFGVPQERRRIVIIANRIANPITWPKPLHNISNFTTVKDAISDLPEIENGQGTDYGVNYKIPFDQASNFQKTMRKKSIFITNHEAPKLSEINLKRMHYVPQGGSWRDIPYELLPTGMKRAKRSDHTKRYGRLKETGLSSTILTKCDIHWGTFYHPTQERSITVREAARLQSFPDHYIFQGPRTEQYRQVGNAVPPLLAEVIAIEIKKQLTFTQLNANRSSQYHL, from the coding sequence ATGGAATTGACCGCTATCGACTTATTTGCTGGAGCAGGAGGCTTATCCGAAGGATTTAAGAATGCTGGTTTTAAAATTCTGGCTGCTAACGACTTTGATGAATTTTCAGCTCAAACATTCAAAGTTACTCATCCAGATACGTTTTTTTTAGATGGACCAATTCAAGATATAGATGCTCAAGATTTTTTAAATGTGACGAACTTACAGCATGGTGATTTAGATTGCCTTGTTGGTGGGCCACCTTGTCAAGCATTTAGTGTGTATAACCACCAACGAGGAATGCATGATGAGCGTAGCGGGTTATTCAGAGAGTATTTAAGAATAGTTGAAGGTCTATTTCCAAAGTATGTAGTTATTGAAAATGTTACTGGAATGACCTCAGTTGCTAATGGTCAAGCTATTAAAGAAATTACGAGAGGATTATTTGCTTTAGGATATTTCAATATTGAAAGTAGAATATTGAAAGCTGAAGAATTTGGAGTTCCTCAGGAACGTAGAAGAATTGTTATAATTGCTAATAGAATTGCTAATCCTATAACTTGGCCAAAGCCCTTACATAATATAAGTAATTTTACAACAGTTAAGGATGCAATTTCTGATTTGCCAGAAATTGAAAATGGACAAGGAACTGACTATGGTGTTAATTATAAGATACCTTTTGATCAAGCTTCCAATTTTCAAAAAACGATGAGAAAAAAATCTATTTTTATAACTAATCATGAAGCTCCTAAGTTATCTGAGATTAATTTGAAACGAATGCATTATGTGCCGCAAGGTGGAAGTTGGCGCGACATTCCGTATGAACTATTACCAACAGGGATGAAACGAGCTAAGAGAAGTGATCACACGAAAAGGTATGGCAGGCTAAAGGAAACTGGTCTATCATCTACTATTCTTACTAAGTGTGATATTCATTGGGGAACATTTTATCACCCTACTCAAGAAAGAAGTATTACAGTAAGGGAAGCCGCACGTCTTCAATCTTTTCCTGATCATTACATTTTCCAAGGTCCACGCACGGAACAATATAGACAAGTAGGTAACGCTGTTCCTCCACTTCTGGCTGAAGTAATAGCAATTGAAATAAAGAAACAGCTTACATTCACTCAATTAAATGCAAATAGATCCAGCCAATATCATCTGTGA
- a CDS encoding NotI family restriction endonuclease, producing MRNPANADYLCPFLEGVCTKRSQQVSGPFPVCTVFRTQYNRTPICVCPKRFNDIDIVKDIIENCWPGPKPAIERVKIINEVKLGHLGNMDMVLAEMDEWGEIHKFVSVELQAVDITGSYFPAYNALTNSEMLERAPTYSFNWKNVYKRYVTQLIDKGFQHSMWKTIIVSVMQDTVLERILQIGNIASSPINESNVVFLGYKFVEDEFNGRFTPELSIIKGTTHANIVSGTLYKNSIDINDVKRRLKDKLTSRH from the coding sequence ATGCGCAATCCTGCTAATGCAGATTACCTATGTCCCTTTCTTGAAGGGGTATGCACAAAGAGATCTCAACAAGTTTCTGGTCCTTTTCCTGTTTGTACTGTTTTTAGAACTCAGTATAATAGAACTCCAATTTGTGTTTGCCCAAAAAGATTTAATGATATTGATATTGTTAAAGATATAATAGAAAATTGTTGGCCTGGACCTAAGCCTGCAATCGAAAGAGTAAAAATCATAAATGAGGTTAAACTTGGCCATTTGGGAAACATGGACATGGTTCTAGCTGAAATGGACGAATGGGGCGAAATACATAAATTTGTTTCTGTTGAGCTTCAAGCTGTGGATATAACAGGTAGTTATTTTCCTGCTTATAATGCATTGACTAATAGTGAAATGCTTGAACGAGCGCCTACTTACAGCTTTAATTGGAAAAATGTTTATAAAAGATATGTTACACAATTGATTGATAAAGGCTTTCAACATTCAATGTGGAAGACCATAATTGTTTCTGTTATGCAAGATACCGTACTTGAACGTATTCTTCAGATAGGAAATATAGCATCTAGTCCAATCAATGAGAGTAATGTTGTTTTCTTAGGTTATAAATTTGTTGAGGATGAGTTTAATGGTAGATTTACTCCTGAATTATCTATAATAAAAGGTACTACTCATGCTAATATTGTAAGTGGAACATTGTACAAGAATTCTATAGATATTAATGATGTTAAACGACGTTTAAAGGATAAGTTGACTTCGCGTCATTGA
- a CDS encoding type IIL restriction-modification enzyme MmeI — translation MKAVEVAAQKVLDVRAAFPTSSLADLYDPLTMPPTLVKAHQELDKAVDLCYRPQAFASEAKRMEFLFELYEKYTAGLFVKEKKGKS, via the coding sequence ATAAAAGCCGTAGAAGTAGCCGCGCAAAAAGTGCTGGATGTTCGCGCCGCCTTCCCCACCAGTTCCCTCGCCGACCTCTACGACCCGCTCACGATGCCGCCTACCCTAGTAAAAGCCCACCAGGAACTCGATAAAGCCGTTGATTTATGCTACCGTCCGCAAGCCTTCGCCTCCGAAGCCAAACGCATGGAGTTTTTGTTTGAGCTCTACGAGAAATACACCGCCGGTTTGTTTGTAAAAGAAAAGAAGGGGAAGTCTTAA
- a CDS encoding GxxExxY protein, which produces MTTGPYKYSEITGKIIGCAMEVHKILGNGFQEVIYQRALAQEMHWQGIEFSREFEMPIFYKEEQIGTRRVDFLVKSVIAVELKALTKLEDVHLAQSINYLEAYDLEVGLLINFGQKSLEFKRLINAKYRSKPS; this is translated from the coding sequence ATGACAACAGGCCCATATAAGTATTCGGAGATTACCGGTAAAATTATTGGTTGTGCCATGGAGGTGCATAAAATTCTGGGTAATGGTTTTCAGGAAGTAATTTACCAGCGGGCTTTAGCTCAAGAAATGCATTGGCAAGGAATAGAATTCAGCCGGGAATTTGAAATGCCTATTTTTTATAAAGAAGAACAAATTGGCACCCGGCGCGTCGATTTTTTAGTAAAATCGGTTATTGCCGTGGAATTAAAAGCTTTAACTAAACTAGAAGACGTACACCTGGCGCAAAGCATTAATTACCTAGAAGCTTATGATTTAGAAGTTGGATTATTAATCAATTTTGGCCAGAAAAGTTTAGAATTCAAGCGTTTAATTAATGCAAAATACCGTTCTAAACCAAGCTGA
- a CDS encoding MFS transporter produces MAQSLFQLGGNAGSSLGPILAALIIVPYGQTKLAWFSLTALLAMLVLGWVGTWQKKHTAAIKKKIVAAPVEFTQTLSRNRVVFSLGILLILIFSKHVYLASMTSYFTFYLIDKFHVSVQSSQMYLFVFLFSVAAGTFIGGPIGDRFGRKYVIWGSILGVAPFTLLLPYANLFWTGVLIVLIGVILSSAFSAILVYAQELIPGKIGLIAGLFFGFAFGIAGIGSAVLGEVADHTSINFVFKICSFLPLIGLLTAFLPNLENSKNKN; encoded by the coding sequence ATGGCGCAGTCGTTGTTTCAATTGGGTGGCAATGCGGGTAGTTCTTTGGGGCCCATTTTAGCTGCTTTAATTATTGTGCCGTACGGCCAAACCAAACTCGCCTGGTTCTCGCTTACAGCTTTGCTGGCCATGCTGGTATTGGGCTGGGTAGGCACCTGGCAGAAAAAACATACCGCTGCTATTAAAAAGAAAATAGTAGCCGCCCCGGTAGAATTTACCCAAACGCTTTCCCGCAACCGGGTTGTTTTTTCTTTAGGTATTTTACTGATTTTAATTTTTTCGAAGCACGTGTACCTGGCCAGTATGACGAGTTATTTTACTTTTTACCTGATCGATAAATTTCATGTTTCGGTGCAAAGCTCCCAAATGTACTTGTTCGTGTTTTTATTTTCGGTGGCGGCGGGTACGTTTATCGGCGGACCCATTGGCGACCGGTTCGGCCGTAAATACGTGATCTGGGGTTCTATTCTGGGCGTTGCTCCTTTTACTTTGCTCCTACCCTATGCCAATTTATTCTGGACTGGTGTACTTATTGTTTTAATTGGAGTTATTCTTTCTTCGGCTTTTTCGGCCATTCTGGTGTATGCCCAGGAACTGATACCGGGTAAAATCGGGTTAATTGCCGGTTTGTTTTTTGGTTTTGCTTTTGGCATTGCCGGCATTGGTTCCGCGGTTCTTGGCGAAGTGGCCGACCACACCAGTATTAATTTTGTTTTTAAAATTTGCTCGTTTTTACCTTTAATTGGTTTACTAACCGCCTTTTTACCGAATCTGGAGAATAGTAAAAATAAAAATTGA
- a CDS encoding MFS transporter translates to MKSTLTPETSLPQQVVQQTVFPILFAISFSHLLNDTMQSLIPAIYPLLKTSFRLDFAQIGLITLTNQLTASILQPFVGFYTDKKPQPYALVLGMGFTLIGLLLLSRAGSFPLMLLAVGLVGVGSSIFHPEASRMAHLASGAGAEWRSRCFNWVAMRVVLWGPF, encoded by the coding sequence ATGAAAAGTACCTTAACGCCAGAAACTTCTTTGCCGCAGCAAGTAGTTCAGCAAACTGTTTTCCCGATTTTATTTGCCATTAGCTTTTCGCATTTACTCAACGATACCATGCAATCGCTGATTCCGGCTATATACCCTTTGCTGAAAACAAGTTTCCGGCTCGATTTTGCGCAGATTGGCTTAATTACGTTAACGAACCAGTTAACAGCCTCTATCTTGCAACCTTTCGTCGGGTTTTACACCGATAAAAAGCCCCAGCCTTACGCCCTGGTACTGGGAATGGGCTTTACTTTAATTGGTTTACTGCTTTTATCGCGCGCTGGTAGTTTTCCTTTAATGCTCCTGGCGGTAGGTTTAGTAGGGGTAGGATCCTCTATTTTTCACCCGGAAGCGTCCCGGATGGCGCATTTAGCTTCGGGGGCCGGCGCGGAATGGCGCAGTCGTTGTTTCAATTGGGTGGCAATGCGGGTAGTTCTTTGGGGCCCATTTTAG
- a CDS encoding DUF2256 domain-containing protein, protein MKGVKKQHLPVKVCIVCNKPFTWRKKWEKVWDEVTYCSERCRKTKPSA, encoded by the coding sequence ATGAAAGGTGTAAAGAAACAACATTTACCCGTTAAAGTTTGTATCGTTTGTAACAAGCCCTTTACCTGGCGCAAAAAATGGGAAAAGGTATGGGATGAAGTTACATATTGCAGCGAACGATGCCGGAAAACAAAACCCTCCGCCTGA
- a CDS encoding cryptochrome/photolyase family protein, which yields MPENKTLRLILGDQLNSQHSWFLRTDASVTYVLMEVRQETDYVVHHIQKVMAFFAAMRQFAATLQEQGHQVIYFKISDPINKQSFEHNLQDLLTTHFFKKLEYLLPDEYRLDQELQRIAQALPIPTEVYDTEHFYSTRAELGNFFKNRKTFVMENFYRYMRQKHQVLMAGDEPETGQWNYDQDNRQKMPANHLPTAPLLFANNIAEIKLEVETAGIATMGFLPEGDFGWPINRAQALALLEYFVQNSLPLFGTFQDAMTPHSWSLYHARLSFCMNSKMLAPREVVQRVIREWQESAGQIAFHQVEGFIRQVLGWREFMRGMYWLKMPDLEKANFLENTQKLPVWYWTGKTKMNCLKHAISQSLHYAYAHHIQRLMVTGNFALLAGSHPDEVDAWYLGIYIDAIQWVEITNTRALSQFADGGQIGTKTYVSTAAYINRMSSYCQGCYYDKNKKIGDRACPFNSLYWNFLDQHESKLAKNPRISMIYKAWYNMEPETKAAILEQAQQYLENIDQL from the coding sequence ATGCCGGAAAACAAAACCCTCCGCCTGATACTAGGCGACCAATTAAACAGCCAGCACTCCTGGTTTTTACGTACCGATGCTTCTGTTACCTATGTGCTCATGGAGGTTCGGCAGGAAACCGATTACGTGGTGCATCATATACAAAAAGTAATGGCTTTTTTTGCCGCCATGCGCCAGTTTGCCGCTACCTTGCAGGAACAAGGACATCAGGTTATTTATTTCAAAATTTCTGATCCAATCAATAAGCAATCGTTTGAACACAATCTGCAAGACTTACTTACCACTCATTTTTTTAAAAAACTGGAATACTTACTGCCCGATGAATACCGCCTGGACCAGGAGCTACAACGCATTGCGCAAGCTTTACCCATACCAACCGAAGTTTACGATACCGAACATTTTTACAGTACCCGCGCCGAGTTAGGTAACTTTTTCAAGAATCGGAAAACCTTTGTAATGGAAAATTTTTACCGGTACATGCGGCAAAAGCATCAGGTGCTCATGGCCGGCGACGAACCCGAAACCGGACAATGGAATTACGACCAGGATAATCGCCAGAAAATGCCGGCCAACCATTTGCCCACGGCGCCCTTGCTGTTCGCGAACAATATTGCCGAGATTAAACTGGAAGTAGAAACCGCCGGCATTGCCACCATGGGTTTTTTGCCCGAAGGCGATTTTGGCTGGCCCATTAACCGGGCGCAAGCGCTGGCGTTGCTGGAATACTTTGTGCAGAACAGTTTGCCTTTGTTTGGTACTTTCCAGGATGCCATGACACCGCATTCCTGGTCGTTGTACCACGCGCGGCTTTCTTTTTGTATGAATTCTAAAATGTTAGCGCCCCGCGAAGTAGTACAACGCGTAATCCGGGAATGGCAAGAAAGCGCCGGCCAGATAGCATTTCACCAGGTAGAAGGATTTATACGGCAAGTTTTAGGCTGGCGGGAGTTTATGCGCGGCATGTACTGGTTAAAAATGCCCGACCTGGAAAAAGCAAATTTTTTAGAAAATACCCAGAAATTACCGGTTTGGTACTGGACCGGGAAAACCAAAATGAATTGTTTGAAGCACGCAATTTCGCAGTCGCTCCATTATGCGTACGCCCACCATATTCAGCGGTTAATGGTAACCGGTAACTTTGCTTTACTAGCCGGTTCGCACCCCGACGAAGTAGATGCCTGGTACCTGGGTATTTACATTGACGCTATTCAGTGGGTAGAAATTACTAACACCCGGGCCTTAAGTCAGTTTGCCGACGGCGGACAAATCGGTACTAAAACGTACGTGAGCACGGCGGCCTATATTAACCGGATGAGCTCCTATTGCCAAGGCTGTTATTACGATAAAAATAAAAAGATTGGCGACCGAGCTTGTCCGTTTAACAGTTTGTACTGGAATTTTTTGGACCAGCACGAAAGCAAACTGGCCAAGAATCCCCGCATCAGCATGATTTATAAAGCCTGGTACAACATGGAACCCGAAACAAAAGCGGCCATTCTGGAACAAGCGCAACAGTACTTAGAGAATATAGATCAGCTATGA
- a CDS encoding DUF4126 family protein, which produces MANTDIISAWPAFSWGVIAGMRSMSAPALASHFLSRSFSPALAGSPLRFLQSAKVATGLKVLAATEIIGDKLPGAPNRIAAPVLSFRILSGALVGAGYSQQNKQSKWVGALLGGAGAIAGSYAFYFLRTRLVKNTAVPDWVYALLEDTMMLTSGIRLANATLKK; this is translated from the coding sequence ATGGCAAATACTGATATTATTTCTGCCTGGCCCGCATTTAGCTGGGGCGTTATTGCGGGCATGCGCAGCATGTCGGCTCCGGCTTTGGCGAGTCATTTTTTATCCCGTTCTTTTTCACCGGCCTTAGCGGGTTCACCTTTGCGTTTTTTACAATCCGCGAAAGTAGCCACCGGGCTAAAAGTACTAGCTGCTACCGAAATTATTGGGGATAAATTACCGGGTGCGCCCAACCGGATTGCTGCCCCCGTATTAAGTTTTAGAATTTTATCCGGAGCATTGGTGGGAGCTGGCTATAGTCAGCAAAACAAGCAATCTAAGTGGGTAGGGGCTCTTCTGGGGGGAGCTGGCGCAATTGCCGGATCGTATGCTTTCTATTTTCTCCGGACGCGTTTAGTTAAAAATACCGCGGTGCCCGATTGGGTTTATGCATTGCTGGAAGATACCATGATGTTAACCAGCGGCATTCGTTTAGCCAATGCTACTTTAAAAAAGTAA
- a CDS encoding hemolysin family protein: MIADVLLTILLVLLNGFFVAAEFAIVKVRASQIELRAQAGNSLAKVALTMINNLDAYLSATQLGITLASLGLGWIGEKVVASIIINIMVWAGFQGNDALAHSIAIPIAFAVITVLHIVFGELAPKSLAIQRSEATSLAVSIPLKVFYFIFRPFIWFLNGFSNLILRAFGISPMHGSEVHSSEELRLLFEQSKESGAIQDSQHELMDNVFQFNDRMVKQIMVPRTKLAALDIESPEEKILDMVFTEGYSRIPIYKETIDNIVGVLYVKDLLVIIRRNEVIDLTKLMRPPYFVPETKKIHRLLQHFQRSHMHMAIVSDEFGGVSGLVTMEDIMEELVGEIQDEYDEEIPVVEKINEFEYRVSTAASILDANDFLPYPLPEGEDYETVGGLLNVIYGAIPEVGDTVVYNEYEFKVLEKSQRNIEIVLLKVTEDKQDDIL; encoded by the coding sequence ATGATAGCTGATGTTCTGCTTACTATTCTTTTGGTGTTACTTAATGGTTTTTTTGTTGCTGCCGAGTTTGCGATTGTAAAAGTACGGGCCTCCCAAATTGAGCTCCGCGCCCAAGCGGGCAATAGCCTGGCCAAGGTAGCTTTAACCATGATTAATAATCTGGATGCGTATTTATCGGCTACCCAGCTGGGTATTACCCTGGCCAGTTTAGGTTTAGGCTGGATTGGGGAAAAGGTAGTTGCCAGTATTATTATTAACATCATGGTATGGGCTGGTTTTCAGGGCAACGATGCCTTGGCCCACAGCATTGCCATTCCGATTGCTTTTGCGGTAATTACCGTTCTGCACATTGTGTTCGGGGAACTAGCGCCTAAATCGTTGGCTATTCAGCGCTCCGAAGCCACCAGCTTAGCGGTTTCTATTCCGCTAAAAGTTTTTTATTTTATTTTCCGGCCTTTTATCTGGTTCCTGAACGGCTTCTCTAACCTGATTCTGCGGGCGTTTGGTATTTCGCCCATGCACGGTTCCGAAGTACATTCTTCGGAAGAATTGCGGTTGTTATTCGAGCAAAGTAAAGAAAGTGGCGCTATCCAGGATTCGCAGCACGAGTTAATGGACAATGTTTTTCAGTTCAACGACCGGATGGTAAAACAGATCATGGTGCCGCGTACCAAACTGGCCGCTTTGGATATTGAATCGCCGGAAGAAAAAATCCTGGACATGGTTTTTACCGAAGGATACTCGCGCATTCCGATTTACAAAGAAACCATTGATAATATTGTGGGCGTATTGTACGTGAAAGATTTACTGGTCATTATCCGGCGCAACGAAGTTATTGACCTGACAAAATTAATGCGGCCGCCGTATTTTGTGCCGGAAACTAAAAAAATTCACCGGTTGCTGCAGCATTTTCAGCGCAGCCACATGCACATGGCCATCGTATCGGATGAGTTTGGCGGCGTTTCCGGTTTGGTTACCATGGAAGATATTATGGAAGAACTGGTGGGCGAAATACAGGATGAGTACGATGAAGAAATTCCGGTAGTCGAGAAAATCAACGAGTTTGAATACCGGGTAAGCACCGCCGCTTCCATCCTGGATGCGAACGACTTTTTGCCTTATCCTTTACCCGAAGGCGAAGATTATGAAACCGTGGGCGGTTTACTTAACGTGATTTACGGCGCTATTCCGGAAGTGGGCGACACCGTGGTTTACAATGAATATGAATTTAAAGTACTCGAAAAATCACAACGTAACATTGAAATTGTGTTGCTTAAAGTTACCGAAGACAAACAAGACGATATTCTTTAA
- a CDS encoding MBL fold metallo-hydrolase, with protein MQIKFLGTGGAFEPTYGNSAAIIEFQGKNLLLDAGFTVYPKLVELNLWQQLDYILLTHLHNDHCGSLANILLHCVFHGQGKRPVILYQTEDFKQQIVDFLNFQLKDATLYTEFKPFTELTGLIYLDTYGRHSIEFQTYSFILEENGKRLVYSGDLGDSKFLFDYLGTLPELATTVYHDVSFNPENKGHAFYTALRPYQNKYPIFGYHCDPTQQPADNTIPLVYQQPGLCYSY; from the coding sequence ATGCAAATAAAATTTTTAGGCACCGGCGGTGCTTTTGAACCCACGTATGGCAACTCAGCGGCTATTATAGAATTTCAAGGGAAAAATCTGCTGCTGGATGCAGGTTTTACCGTTTACCCGAAACTAGTAGAACTAAATCTTTGGCAGCAGCTGGATTATATTTTACTCACGCATTTACACAACGATCATTGCGGCAGCCTGGCTAATATTTTATTGCATTGCGTTTTTCACGGCCAAGGCAAGAGGCCCGTTATTTTGTACCAAACCGAAGATTTTAAGCAGCAAATTGTAGATTTTTTAAATTTTCAACTAAAAGACGCTACGCTGTACACCGAATTTAAACCTTTTACCGAGCTAACCGGCCTTATTTACCTGGACACCTATGGCCGCCATTCTATTGAATTCCAAACGTACAGTTTTATTCTGGAGGAGAATGGCAAACGCCTGGTGTACTCCGGCGATCTGGGTGACAGCAAATTTTTATTTGACTACCTGGGTACGCTGCCGGAGCTTGCCACCACAGTATACCATGATGTTTCGTTTAACCCCGAAAACAAAGGCCACGCCTTTTACACGGCATTAAGACCTTACCAGAACAAGTATCCTATTTTCGGTTATCACTGCGACCCGACCCAGCAACCGGCCGATAACACCATCCCGCTGGTTTATCAGCAACCCGGTTTATGTTATTCATATTAA